The following are encoded together in the candidate division KSB1 bacterium genome:
- a CDS encoding NAD(P)(+) transhydrogenase (Re/Si-specific) subunit beta — MNVIVKLSYLAASILFIWGLKLLSSPKTARRGNLYGALGMLLAIVVTLTAQKIIDFTYILAGLLAGTALGLWLALRVQMTAMPQMVGVLNGFGGGASTLVAYAEYLRLGEAVTAASYDVRITTVLGLLIGTLTFVGSMVAAAKLQGLMRSAPILYPMQKQINAAMLLTIGALGAFFGIDPSRHQALLAIIVISAVLGVTSVIPIGGADMPVVISLMNSYSGLAGAMTGFILSNEVLIISGTLVGTSGIILTDIMCKAMNRSLGNVLFAGVGADYQAATARTEKRTVVRYTAEDAAMIFDSAQSVIIVPGYGLAVAQAQHVLHEVAKVLMERGLTVRYAIHPVAGRMPGHMNVLLAEANVPYDLLFEMEQINDDFQNTDVALVIGANDVINPAARTKKDSPLYGMPILNVDQARTVMIVKRSLGSGFAGEDNELFYDQKTMMLFGDAKQVVTELLRVLKA, encoded by the coding sequence ATGAATGTGATCGTCAAGCTCAGCTATTTGGCGGCCTCGATTCTGTTCATTTGGGGCTTGAAACTGCTCAGCTCGCCCAAGACCGCGCGCCGCGGCAACCTGTATGGCGCGCTCGGCATGTTGCTCGCGATTGTGGTGACGTTGACGGCTCAGAAGATCATCGACTTCACCTATATTCTCGCCGGCTTGTTGGCCGGCACCGCCCTCGGCCTGTGGCTCGCGCTGCGCGTGCAAATGACCGCCATGCCGCAAATGGTGGGGGTGTTGAACGGCTTTGGCGGCGGCGCTTCGACGCTGGTGGCTTATGCCGAATACTTGCGCCTGGGTGAAGCAGTGACGGCCGCCAGCTACGACGTGCGGATCACCACCGTGCTCGGCCTGCTGATCGGCACCCTGACCTTCGTGGGCAGCATGGTGGCGGCCGCCAAACTGCAGGGCCTCATGCGCAGTGCGCCGATTCTGTATCCGATGCAAAAACAGATCAATGCCGCCATGCTGTTGACCATCGGGGCGCTCGGTGCATTTTTCGGGATCGACCCCTCGCGCCACCAGGCCCTGCTGGCCATCATCGTCATCTCCGCCGTGCTGGGGGTGACCAGTGTCATTCCCATCGGCGGCGCCGACATGCCGGTGGTGATCTCGCTGATGAATTCCTACTCCGGCCTGGCTGGTGCCATGACCGGCTTCATTCTCTCCAATGAGGTGTTGATCATCAGCGGCACGCTGGTGGGCACCTCCGGCATCATTCTGACCGACATCATGTGCAAAGCCATGAACCGTTCGCTGGGCAACGTCCTGTTTGCCGGCGTCGGGGCGGATTATCAGGCTGCCACCGCCCGGACGGAGAAACGCACCGTGGTGCGTTATACTGCGGAGGATGCGGCCATGATTTTCGACAGCGCGCAATCGGTCATCATAGTGCCGGGCTACGGCCTGGCCGTGGCGCAGGCGCAGCATGTTCTGCATGAGGTGGCCAAAGTCCTGATGGAGCGCGGTCTCACCGTGCGCTACGCCATCCACCCGGTGGCCGGCCGCATGCCGGGCCATATGAACGTGCTGCTGGCGGAGGCCAACGTGCCATATGATCTGCTGTTCGAAATGGAGCAGATCAACGATGACTTTCAAAACACCGACGTCGCCCTGGTAATCGGGGCCAATGACGTCATCAATCCGGCAGCGCGCACCAAAAAAGACAGCCCGCTCTACGGCATGCCGATCCTCAACGTCGATCAGGCCCGCACCGTGATGATCGTCAAGCGCAGTTTGGGATCCGGCTTCGCCGGGGAAGACAACGAGTTGTTTTACGACCAGAAGACCATGATGCTGTTCGGTGATGCCAAGCAAGTGGTAACCGAGCTGTTGCGGGTGCTGAAGGCATGA
- a CDS encoding NAD(P) transhydrogenase subunit alpha, whose product MSETLIVSIYVFVLATFVGVEVISKVPPLLHTPLMSGSNAISGITLVGSLIAAGEGHGGMSVFLGMLAVIMATINVVGGFLVTDRMLKMFKKDKKQRAD is encoded by the coding sequence ATGAGTGAAACTCTGATTGTCTCAATCTATGTTTTCGTGCTCGCCACGTTTGTGGGAGTGGAAGTGATCAGCAAAGTGCCGCCGCTGCTGCACACGCCGCTGATGTCGGGCTCCAATGCCATTTCCGGCATCACGCTGGTGGGCTCGTTGATCGCGGCCGGCGAAGGCCACGGCGGAATGAGCGTCTTTCTGGGGATGTTGGCCGTGATCATGGCGACCATCAATGTCGTCGGCGGTTTTCTCGTGACCGACCGCATGCTGAAGATGTTCAAAAAAGACAAAAAGCAGCGCGCAGACTAA
- a CDS encoding Re/Si-specific NAD(P)(+) transhydrogenase subunit alpha, with translation MKIGIPKEIHDGETRVALIPALIGTLKKRQHEVLVESGAGVAASFSDEQYQAAGATLMAGAEELYRNSQVILKVQPPQPNPLAGRHEVELMTPGAVVIAFLDPLNHPQTIALLAARGVTSFAMEYIPRITRAQSMDALSSMATVAGYKAVLIAANQLGKFFPLLMTAAGTIPPATVLILGAGVAGLQAIATARRLGAKVEAFDPRPAVKEQVMSLGAHFVEMEISEDVETAGGYAREQSEEFLRREREAIAARLPKVDAVITTAQVFGKRAPLLITDEMVRLMRPGSVIVDLAAAQGGNCTLTRPRETVVHEGVTIFGTVNLAATLPVHASQMYAKNITNLFLHLYPTADGTFNFQDEITRGACLTHQGAIVNEQVKQVVTSGGNAR, from the coding sequence TTGAAGATCGGAATTCCCAAAGAAATTCATGATGGCGAGACCCGCGTGGCGCTGATCCCCGCCCTGATCGGAACCTTGAAGAAGAGGCAACATGAGGTGCTTGTCGAAAGCGGTGCCGGTGTTGCCGCCTCGTTTTCGGATGAGCAGTACCAGGCTGCCGGCGCGACGCTGATGGCGGGCGCGGAGGAATTGTACCGCAACAGCCAGGTGATTCTCAAGGTGCAGCCGCCGCAACCGAATCCACTGGCCGGCCGGCATGAGGTTGAACTGATGACCCCGGGGGCGGTGGTGATCGCATTTTTGGACCCTCTCAACCATCCGCAGACCATTGCGTTGCTCGCCGCGCGCGGAGTCACGAGTTTTGCGATGGAATATATCCCGCGCATCACCCGGGCCCAGAGCATGGATGCGCTGAGCTCGATGGCCACGGTGGCGGGCTACAAGGCCGTGCTGATTGCGGCCAACCAGCTCGGCAAATTCTTTCCGTTGTTGATGACGGCAGCGGGCACCATCCCGCCGGCAACGGTTTTGATCCTGGGGGCGGGGGTGGCGGGTCTGCAGGCAATTGCCACGGCGCGGCGCCTGGGTGCCAAAGTCGAAGCCTTCGATCCGCGGCCGGCAGTGAAGGAACAGGTCATGAGCTTGGGCGCCCATTTTGTTGAAATGGAAATATCCGAGGATGTCGAAACCGCGGGCGGCTATGCCAGGGAGCAATCGGAGGAGTTTTTGCGCCGGGAACGCGAAGCGATTGCGGCCCGGCTGCCCAAAGTCGATGCGGTTATTACCACGGCGCAGGTGTTCGGCAAGCGGGCGCCGTTGCTGATCACGGACGAAATGGTCCGGCTCATGCGCCCGGGCAGTGTGATCGTTGATCTCGCCGCCGCCCAGGGCGGCAATTGCACGCTCACCCGGCCGCGGGAAACGGTGGTGCATGAGGGGGTGACCATTTTCGGCACCGTCAATCTCGCCGCCACGCTGCCGGTGCATGCCAGTCAGATGTATGCCAAGAACATCACCAACCTCTTCCTGCATCTTTATCCAACAGCCGATGGCACGTTCAATTTCCAGGATGAGATTACCCGGGGCGCCTGTCTCACCCACCAGGGTGCCATCGTCAACGAACAGGTGAAACAGGTGGTGACCAGCGGAGGAAACGCGCGATGA
- a CDS encoding dienelactone hydrolase family protein produces the protein MHEGEMRASGVALATLVTLTSAALVYHRANTAVERQRVSYKSGADTVQAVLSLPEGQGPFPAVIVIHEWWGLNEWVEANARKLSQQGYLTLAIDLYRGAVAENAETAHELSRGLPEDRALRDLQAAFDYLSTRPDVERTRIATLGWCMGGSYSLQAAARIPDLAACVVFYGRLITDEELIARINAPVLGIFGGIDKGIPVKTVRAFEKECHRLGRDVSIHVYPQAGHAFMNENNKSNYREKDAADAWEKTLAFLADHLKK, from the coding sequence GTGCATGAGGGAGAGATGAGAGCTTCTGGTGTTGCGCTGGCGACGCTCGTCACGCTGACCTCGGCGGCGCTGGTTTACCACCGCGCCAACACGGCGGTCGAGAGGCAACGCGTCTCGTACAAGAGCGGGGCGGACACCGTGCAGGCGGTGCTGTCCCTGCCGGAAGGCCAGGGACCCTTTCCCGCAGTGATTGTCATTCACGAATGGTGGGGGCTGAATGAGTGGGTGGAGGCCAATGCCAGAAAACTATCGCAGCAGGGTTATCTGACGCTGGCGATAGACCTCTACCGCGGCGCGGTCGCAGAAAATGCGGAGACGGCGCACGAACTGAGCCGTGGCCTGCCTGAAGATCGCGCCCTGCGTGACCTGCAGGCCGCCTTCGACTATCTATCCACCCGCCCGGATGTTGAACGAACCCGCATTGCCACCCTGGGCTGGTGCATGGGTGGCAGCTATTCCCTCCAAGCCGCAGCCCGCATTCCCGACCTTGCCGCCTGCGTGGTCTTCTATGGCCGGTTGATTACCGATGAAGAACTGATCGCGCGGATCAATGCGCCCGTGCTCGGTATTTTCGGCGGCATAGACAAGGGTATTCCCGTCAAAACTGTGCGTGCTTTCGAGAAAGAATGCCACCGGCTCGGCAGGGACGTGAGCATACATGTCTATCCCCAAGCAGGCCACGCATTCATGAATGAGAACAACAAGAGCAATTACCGCGAAAAAGACGCGGCGGATGCATGGGAAAAAACCCTCGCCTTCCTGGCCGATCATTTGAAAAAGTAA
- a CDS encoding acyl-CoA thioesterase — protein MNQSANSPQPAVAAPHHTERFRVREFVRWGDIDQAGIICYGAYVRFFEIAETEFFRAIGLPYAILFDRFDFWLPRVQLHFDFHRPALLDDLLEVEIWAGRVGRTSLRFEFCVHKVGGAITAEGYEIVVAVNRRSFHPIGLPEELLTALAPYRADLRASPVS, from the coding sequence ATGAATCAAAGCGCCAACTCTCCCCAGCCCGCTGTCGCGGCGCCGCATCATACGGAGCGCTTTCGCGTCCGGGAGTTCGTGCGCTGGGGCGACATCGATCAGGCTGGCATCATCTGTTATGGCGCCTATGTCCGCTTTTTCGAGATTGCCGAGACCGAGTTCTTTCGGGCGATCGGCCTGCCCTATGCCATCCTGTTTGACCGCTTTGATTTCTGGCTACCGCGCGTGCAACTCCACTTCGATTTTCACCGCCCGGCCCTGCTTGACGACTTGCTTGAAGTCGAAATCTGGGCCGGGCGGGTTGGCCGCACTTCTCTGCGCTTCGAATTCTGCGTCCACAAAGTCGGTGGCGCCATCACCGCGGAAGGTTATGAAATCGTGGTGGCCGTCAACCGCCGGAGTTTTCACCCGATCGGCTTGCCGGAGGAACTGCTGACGGCGCTGGCGCCTTATCGCGCTGACCTGAGGGCGTCGCCCGTATCGTGA
- a CDS encoding NINE protein encodes MASVMQLLPKLDGEEMVYVQGLLKDWEENPARQFAAMYRARRKDPQLILLTTLLGFMGITGVQRFILGHIGMSLLYLFTAGLCFLGTIVDLVNFKSLSFTHNPQIARQLDALIKASH; translated from the coding sequence ATGGCCAGTGTCATGCAGTTGCTGCCCAAGCTTGATGGTGAGGAAATGGTGTATGTGCAGGGCCTGTTGAAGGATTGGGAAGAAAATCCGGCCCGGCAATTTGCCGCCATGTATCGCGCCCGCCGCAAGGATCCCCAGCTCATTTTGCTCACCACCTTGCTCGGATTTATGGGCATTACCGGTGTCCAGCGCTTCATTCTCGGGCATATCGGCATGAGCTTGCTGTATTTGTTCACCGCCGGGCTGTGTTTCCTCGGCACCATCGTTGATCTGGTGAATTTCAAAAGCTTGAGCTTCACTCATAATCCACAGATCGCGCGCCAGCTCGATGCTTTGATCAAGGCATCCCATTGA
- a CDS encoding M14 family zinc carboxypeptidase, whose product MQHFLLPSLTALLLWGHAAELIAQQFSGPPRQLVRLNLHTLPPAKLQQVLAGGYDVAEVDPARGTCELIATPTELVELARLGIAYEVKIVDLEAHARALRATGYLEHFFDYERTLVELQLVQASHPDLVQVLDIGDSWEKTQNLADRDLWAVKISDNVQRDEDEPEVLIMGLHHAREIITPAIVLDYLNLLLSGYGRDPYLTYLVNNRQIWLIPIVNPDGLEYVFHEDLWWRKNRRRNDDGSFGIDLNRNYGYNWGYDNIGSSPNPRSNTYRGTAPFSEPETAAIRDFVLTRRFRLSFSYHSYGRFMIYPWGYTAVKTPDHSTFVALADSLVAYNSYLPGLGIETVGYFVNGDSDDWLYGEQSLKTKILAFTPEVGTQFHPDTSEIEQLIRENRGPNLFITYAAGEEPVIEHTPLPDPATGPGPFEIIARVLPPIVLTHPVALAENSFQVHYNTTGVPPFTSLPLTPTGNDNEYHAFLPAVGSDLTVYYYLSAADDSGRVGHAPRAASAGEYFSFHVGRATGIVHAVPDLPATFLLEQNDPNPVRQETAIAFALPAGFGGNMQLAVYNILGQQVKLLASGARSAGRHLVRWDGRDQTGRRLSPGIYFYRLQAGTFVQVKKLLLLH is encoded by the coding sequence ATGCAACATTTCCTCCTCCCCAGCCTGACCGCCCTGCTGCTGTGGGGCCATGCCGCGGAGTTGATTGCCCAGCAATTTTCCGGGCCACCACGGCAATTGGTGCGCCTGAATCTGCACACCCTGCCGCCCGCGAAGCTGCAACAAGTGCTGGCCGGCGGTTATGATGTGGCAGAAGTCGATCCCGCCCGCGGCACCTGCGAGCTGATTGCCACCCCCACGGAACTGGTGGAGCTCGCGCGCCTCGGCATCGCTTATGAAGTCAAAATTGTCGATCTCGAAGCCCATGCCCGGGCCCTGCGCGCCACCGGCTACCTCGAGCATTTTTTCGACTACGAGCGCACCCTGGTCGAATTACAGCTCGTGCAGGCCAGCCACCCCGACCTGGTGCAGGTGCTCGACATCGGCGACAGTTGGGAGAAAACACAAAACCTCGCCGACCGCGACCTGTGGGCGGTGAAAATCTCCGACAACGTCCAACGCGACGAAGACGAGCCGGAAGTGTTGATCATGGGGCTGCATCACGCCCGCGAAATCATCACCCCCGCCATCGTGCTCGATTACCTCAACCTGCTGCTCTCAGGCTACGGCCGTGATCCCTACCTCACCTACCTGGTGAACAACCGCCAAATCTGGCTGATCCCGATCGTCAACCCCGACGGTTTGGAATACGTGTTCCATGAAGATCTCTGGTGGCGCAAGAACCGCCGCCGCAATGACGACGGCAGCTTTGGCATCGATTTGAACCGCAATTACGGTTACAACTGGGGTTACGACAACATCGGCTCGAGCCCCAATCCCCGCAGCAACACCTATCGCGGCACCGCCCCCTTTTCCGAGCCGGAGACCGCCGCCATTCGGGACTTCGTGCTGACGCGCCGATTTCGTCTCTCCTTCTCCTATCACTCCTATGGCCGCTTCATGATTTATCCCTGGGGCTATACCGCGGTGAAAACGCCGGATCACAGCACCTTTGTCGCACTCGCGGACAGCCTGGTCGCCTACAATTCCTATTTGCCCGGTCTCGGCATCGAAACCGTCGGCTATTTTGTGAATGGCGACTCGGATGACTGGCTCTATGGCGAGCAGTCCCTCAAAACCAAAATTTTAGCCTTCACTCCGGAGGTGGGCACCCAGTTTCACCCGGACACAAGCGAGATTGAACAGCTCATTCGGGAAAATCGCGGCCCCAATCTTTTCATCACCTATGCCGCAGGGGAAGAGCCGGTGATCGAGCACACCCCCCTGCCTGACCCGGCCACGGGTCCGGGACCCTTCGAGATCATCGCGCGCGTGCTGCCCCCGATCGTGCTCACCCATCCCGTGGCACTCGCGGAAAACTCGTTTCAGGTGCATTACAACACTACCGGCGTACCACCCTTTACAAGCCTGCCATTGACTCCGACCGGCAATGACAACGAGTATCATGCCTTCCTGCCGGCGGTGGGCAGTGACCTGACGGTCTATTACTACCTTTCCGCCGCGGATGACAGCGGCCGCGTTGGCCATGCCCCGCGCGCCGCCAGTGCCGGAGAGTATTTCAGCTTCCATGTCGGCCGCGCCACCGGCATTGTTCACGCCGTACCGGATCTGCCGGCAACTTTTCTGTTGGAGCAAAACGATCCCAACCCCGTGCGGCAGGAGACCGCGATTGCGTTTGCCCTGCCCGCCGGTTTTGGGGGCAACATGCAACTGGCGGTCTACAATATTCTCGGCCAGCAGGTGAAACTGCTGGCGAGTGGCGCACGTTCGGCCGGTCGCCATCTGGTGCGCTGGGATGGCCGTGATCAAACCGGCCGGCGGCTGTCCCCCGGCATCTATTTTTACCGCCTGCAGGCCGGCACATTCGTGCAGGTCAAGAAGCTCTTGCTGCTGCACTGA
- a CDS encoding HEAT repeat domain-containing protein — translation MDFLRRCLLLMLLLALAACSDDPYEEASQLYRQARHFDPSIAAEFADPLGRAITLLEGFLSRNPDDPRATLLLWRCYSRTGNPRAPAMRASMLAMPEAMCEVLPGEIRAERDDYMRAQMVGLLGELNAMVDTEFLVELIEHDPAPGVQQAGIKVLAQLADGAALPPLLRKLHDGEEIVRAVAARALTAFPREEVVEALLGRLADNREVPEVRAQAALSLAEIGGVNRGLWHQIMPQLRQMLTEPSKSLSTRLLAGMVLARRGNAEGRELALQHANIEDPFTRGLAISTLGLTGEEQALPFIVAASRDDNWRLRLQAVEALGQLKDPRGLPALYKAKDDANELVREAARAAIERIKSSTAGGKATPSRSVRQ, via the coding sequence ATGGATTTTCTTCGGCGCTGTCTCCTTCTGATGCTCCTGCTCGCACTGGCAGCTTGCTCTGACGACCCTTACGAGGAAGCCAGTCAACTTTACCGCCAAGCACGCCACTTTGATCCGTCCATTGCCGCGGAATTCGCCGACCCGCTCGGCCGTGCCATCACGCTGCTGGAGGGTTTTCTGTCGCGCAACCCCGATGATCCGCGCGCCACGCTGCTGTTGTGGCGCTGCTACTCCCGCACCGGTAACCCGCGCGCACCCGCCATGCGCGCCAGCATGCTGGCCATGCCGGAGGCGATGTGTGAAGTTCTGCCCGGCGAAATTCGCGCTGAGCGCGATGATTACATGCGCGCGCAAATGGTGGGATTGCTCGGCGAGCTCAATGCCATGGTCGATACGGAATTTCTGGTGGAACTCATCGAGCACGATCCCGCCCCCGGCGTGCAGCAGGCCGGCATCAAAGTTCTGGCGCAACTGGCAGACGGTGCAGCCCTGCCCCCGCTGTTGAGAAAACTGCACGACGGTGAGGAGATAGTGCGCGCGGTTGCGGCACGTGCGTTGACAGCCTTCCCCCGGGAAGAAGTGGTGGAGGCGCTGCTCGGCCGGCTGGCTGACAATCGTGAAGTCCCGGAGGTGCGCGCCCAGGCGGCCCTGTCGCTGGCGGAGATTGGTGGCGTCAACCGCGGCCTGTGGCATCAAATCATGCCGCAGCTTCGACAGATGCTCACGGAGCCATCCAAGTCGCTGTCTACGCGCCTGCTTGCCGGCATGGTGCTGGCACGCCGTGGCAACGCCGAGGGTCGTGAGCTTGCCCTGCAACATGCCAATATTGAAGACCCTTTCACCCGCGGCCTGGCCATCAGCACACTCGGTTTGACCGGCGAGGAACAGGCCCTGCCCTTTATCGTTGCAGCCAGCCGTGACGACAACTGGAGGCTGCGCTTGCAAGCCGTGGAAGCCCTGGGCCAGCTCAAAGACCCGCGCGGCCTGCCTGCGCTCTACAAAGCCAAGGACGATGCCAATGAACTGGTGCGCGAAGCGGCGCGCGCGGCCATCGAAAGAATCAAAAGTTCGACGGCGGGCGGCAAGGCAACCCCGTCGCGCAGCGTGCGCCAATAA
- a CDS encoding multiheme c-type cytochrome: MRAKHRDLIVIDGGNFGEAVSGPSAWKAGEQLKLLKQLGYDAVCLGQNDLTAGLPEAAKQAQAQDLLFSSIVPGKTGMTLPPVKIITRPGYKLGVLSLVSTGFNRAASDSPPAYNVEAFLNEQLKTLAAQKVDFTAVVFLGPEEEVLAIGRKHPEVDVWLLTQGRHQPIRLIENLGDALVVSGGDRGREVGFIKVEKRKNGERSAASFQQLILNDRIADSPKAAPLLERYRAAGQAAQQAPAPAKPTPPGGGGAASLNPFVGSQACQECHEDIFGRWRESAHARAFATLVAKNEQHNTRCLSCHTVGYREESGYSATAATAHLADVGCESCHGRGGFHVRTRGRAVNFAAPTPATCVRCHTAEMSPRFVYAEYVQRVH, translated from the coding sequence TTGCGTGCCAAACATCGCGATTTGATCGTGATCGATGGCGGCAACTTCGGGGAAGCGGTGAGCGGACCTTCCGCCTGGAAGGCCGGCGAACAGCTCAAGCTGCTCAAGCAACTCGGCTATGATGCCGTCTGTCTGGGACAGAACGATCTCACCGCCGGATTGCCGGAGGCGGCCAAACAGGCGCAGGCGCAAGACTTGTTGTTCAGCAGCATCGTGCCCGGCAAGACCGGGATGACGCTGCCACCAGTGAAGATCATCACACGGCCGGGTTACAAACTCGGTGTGCTCAGCCTGGTATCGACGGGCTTCAACCGCGCAGCCAGCGACAGCCCTCCGGCATACAATGTCGAGGCCTTTCTCAATGAGCAGCTCAAGACCCTGGCCGCCCAAAAGGTCGACTTCACGGCCGTGGTCTTTCTCGGCCCGGAAGAGGAAGTATTGGCGATCGGCAGAAAACATCCGGAGGTCGATGTCTGGCTGTTGACCCAGGGCCGGCATCAGCCGATCCGGCTCATCGAGAATTTGGGGGATGCGCTGGTGGTGAGCGGCGGTGATCGCGGCCGCGAAGTGGGTTTCATCAAGGTGGAGAAGCGGAAGAACGGCGAACGCAGCGCGGCGAGCTTTCAACAACTCATCTTGAATGACCGCATCGCGGATTCGCCGAAGGCCGCGCCCCTGCTGGAACGCTATCGTGCCGCAGGTCAGGCTGCGCAGCAAGCCCCCGCCCCCGCCAAACCGACCCCGCCGGGTGGAGGAGGCGCGGCTTCTCTAAACCCTTTCGTGGGCAGCCAGGCCTGTCAGGAATGCCATGAGGATATTTTTGGCAGATGGCGGGAATCAGCCCATGCCCGCGCGTTTGCCACGCTCGTTGCCAAAAACGAGCAGCACAACACGCGCTGCCTGAGCTGCCACACTGTGGGGTATCGCGAAGAATCGGGGTATTCCGCCACGGCCGCCACCGCGCATCTCGCTGATGTCGGCTGCGAGTCGTGCCACGGCCGTGGCGGTTTTCATGTGCGCACACGCGGCCGTGCGGTCAATTTCGCCGCCCCCACGCCGGCAACCTGTGTGCGCTGCCACACGGCAGAGATGTCGCCGCGCTTCGTCTACGCCGAGTACGTTCAGCGGGTTCATTGA